The Anopheles merus strain MAF chromosome 2L, AmerM5.1, whole genome shotgun sequence genome has a segment encoding these proteins:
- the LOC121594315 gene encoding uncharacterized protein LOC121594315 — MDTSKRLKKSGVASKRAKAIWERFEKEWEEENLPGTSSGVDQQASSYGNVQPDAVEVADMPMESEAADYVSDDDEDADCSVLEDDWSEGVLEDEVNEDEYFDADEAPEGNAYASRLRIWALTHKITHSALSDLLVLTRETTNISLPRCAKTLLKTPKQVERHFTAVGEGQLWYQGIQSTLQQYYRSVPPVIRLIEANIAEDGLPMHNSGPTQLWPILMHIVNLPALPIMVLGVFCGATKPSCLEGFLRPLVDDINRVLVQGIDVNGIIIDFLLKAIVADTPANIDICFSVARTICIRI; from the exons ATGGATACGTCCAAACGTTTGAAGAAAAGTGGAGTGGCGAGCAAGCGTGCCAAAGCAATTTGGGAGCGCTTTGAAAAGGAATGGGAAGAGGAAAATCTTCCGGGAACAAGCAGCGGTGTCGATCAACAAG CTTCATCATACGGGAATGTGCAGCCGGATGCCGTTGAAGTTGCCGATATGCCCATGGAATCAGAAGCAGCGGATTACGTTTCTGATGACGATGAAGACGCTGATTGCTCGGTGTTGGAAGACGATTGGAGTGAAGGCGTATTGGAGGACGAAGTCAATGAGGATGAGTATTTTGATGCTGATGAAGCCCCCGAAGGCAATGCTTATGCTAGCAGGCTTAGGATATGGGCTTTAACTCATAAAATAACGCATTCTGCATTGAGTGATTTGCTGGTGTTGACTCGTGAAACTACAAATATTTCTCTTCCTAGGTGTGCAAAGACGCTACTGAAGACTCCGAAACAGGTGGAGAGACATTTTACGGCCGTTGGAGAAGGGCAGCTTTGGTACCAAGGAATACAAAGCACTCTCCAACAATATTATCG ATCTGTACCACCAGTCATCAGATTGATAGAAGCTAATATCGCGGAAGATGGACTTCCGATGCATAATAGTGGACCAACGCAGCTATGGCCTATATTAATGCACATAGTTAATCTACCAGCACTGCCAATCATGGTGCTGGGTGTATTTTGTGGTGCGACAAAACCGAGCTGTTTGGAAGGGTTTCTCCGGCCTTTAGTGGATGATATCAACCGCGTACTAGTGCAAGGCATTGATGTTAACGGAATTATCATCGACTTTCTCCTGAAAGCTATTGTAGCAGATACACCAGCTAATATCGATATTTGCTTTTCAGTTGCTCGAACAATTTGTATTAGAATATAG